In Citrus sinensis cultivar Valencia sweet orange chromosome 2, DVS_A1.0, whole genome shotgun sequence, a single genomic region encodes these proteins:
- the LOC102622207 gene encoding uncharacterized protein LOC102622207 isoform X1: protein MDESWRMRMGLGMQARKSMPEETPATATRHSFTSTALDPDDFSDVFGGPPRTLLARKFSADFSTTTSSSSSSNFYSEVFRIPSPEFVFPTRRAGRVLPAFRIPASRGEGFYSDVFASGDGRKSRERSQPKSKSNSSSVLSSEELSPLRPPDGEDVALSSFTSKLRPINVPCRWNSTTMMPDDHPNRQGMPMPAFQCSRPSYNDDHHLKEDDANYNNFIRSSHYGFSRRVSSPETISVEPTSFRSIKVSVDDLELNSPSSPASSLCQEPEPKTSFMQSGNAMQEQEVEQEEDEVMSSYVIEINSDYREGTGEAVSIDEAIAWAKEKFQSQSSFTLAQQEKHELAADNEERPNANEFLDPQTAGHETLDSPMEEKTNPTTEEGKEQSQDDIETELLDEEIRLWSAGKETNIRLLLSALHHVLWPNSGWCSVPLTSLIESSHVKKAYQKARLCLHPDKLQQRGATAQQKYVAEKVFSVLQDAWSAFISEDVFF from the exons ATGGACGAGTCTTGGCGAATGCGAATGGGACTGGGAATGCAGGCTAGAAAATCTATGCCTGAAGAAACACCCGCTACAGCTACACGTCACTCTTTTACCTCCACAGCTCTTGATCCTGACGATTTCTCTGACGTCTTCGGTGGGCCACCGCGGACTCTCCTTGCTAGAAAATTCTCTGCTGATTTTTCTACCACcacctcctcttcttcttcctctaaCTTCTATTCCGAAGTTTTTCGGATTCCGTCCCCGGAATTCGTGTTTCCCACCAGAAGGGCCGGCCGTGTCTTGCCTGCCTTCAGGATCCCGGCGTCCAGGGGCGAGGGATTCTACAGCGACGTGTTTGCGTCCGGCGATGGGCGCAAGTCGCGGGAGCGGTCGCAGCCCAAATCCAAGTCCAATTCCTCGTCCGTGTTGAGTTCGGAGGAGCTGAGTCCGCTCCGCCCGCCGGACGGTGAAGACGTGGCGTTGTCTTCTTTTACTTCCAAGCTCAG GCCAATCAATGTTCCGTGCAGATGGAACTCAACAACAATGATGCCGGATGATCACCCTAACAGACAAGGCATGCCGATGCCGGCTTTTCAATGCAGTCGCCCCTCGTACAATGATGATCATCACCTCAAGGAAGATGATGCCAATTACAACAATTTCATCAGGAGCTCCCATTACGGATTCTCACGACGTGTTTCATCCCCAGAAACCATTAGTGTCGAGCCCACTTCGTTCCGAAGCATTAAAGTGTCTGTGGATGATCTAGAGCTCAATTCCCCTTCCTCCCCTGCATCCTCACTGTGTCAAGAGCCGGAGCCAAAAACTAGTTTTATGCAGAGTGGTAATGCAATGCAAGAACAAGAAGTGGAACAAGAAGAGGATGAAGTTATGAGTTCTTACGTTATTGAGATCAATTCTGACTACAGAGAGGGAACCGGGGAAGCTGTTTCCATTGATGAAGCAATTGCATGGGCCAAGGAGAAGTTTCAGTCTCAGAGTTCCTTTACACTTGCGCAGCAGGAAAAACATGAGCTGGCTGCTGACAACGAAG AAAGGCCTAATGCTAACGAATTTTTAGATCCACAAACTGCAGGACATGAAACCTTGGATTCTCCAATG GAAGAGAAAACGAATCCGACAACTGAAGAAGGAAAAGAGCAATCACAAGACGAT ATAGAAACGGAGCTATTAGATGAAGAAATAAGATTGTGGTCAGCTGGTAAAGAAACCAACATTCGCTTGCTGCTTTCAGCACTACATCAT GTTCTGTGGCCTAATAGTGGGTGGTGTTCAGTCCCGCTGACAAGCCTCATAGAAAGCTCACATGTGAAAAAGGCATACCAAAAAGCGCGACTGTGTCTTCACCCGGACAAATTACAACAAAGAGGAGCAACAGCCCAACAAAAATATGTTGCAGAGAAGGTCTTTTCCGTCCTCCAG GATGCATGGTCCGCATTCATCTCGGAAGATGTTTTCTTCTAG
- the LOC102622207 gene encoding uncharacterized protein LOC102622207 isoform X2 has translation MDESWRMRMGLGMQARKSMPEETPATATRHSFTSTALDPDDFSDVFGGPPRTLLARKFSADFSTTTSSSSSSNFYSEVFRIPSPEFVFPTRRAGRVLPAFRIPASRGEGFYSDVFASGDGRKSRERSQPKSKSNSSSVLSSEELSPLRPPDGEDVALSSFTSKLRPINVPCRWNSTTMMPDDHPNRQGMPMPAFQCSRPSYNDDHHLKEDDANYNNFIRSSHYGFSRRVSSPETISVEPTSFRSIKVSVDDLELNSPSSPASSLCQEPEPKTSFMQSGNAMQEQEVEQEEDEVMSSYVIEINSDYREGTGEAVSIDEAIAWAKEKFQSQSSFTLAQQEKHELAADNEGHETLDSPMEEKTNPTTEEGKEQSQDDIETELLDEEIRLWSAGKETNIRLLLSALHHVLWPNSGWCSVPLTSLIESSHVKKAYQKARLCLHPDKLQQRGATAQQKYVAEKVFSVLQDAWSAFISEDVFF, from the exons ATGGACGAGTCTTGGCGAATGCGAATGGGACTGGGAATGCAGGCTAGAAAATCTATGCCTGAAGAAACACCCGCTACAGCTACACGTCACTCTTTTACCTCCACAGCTCTTGATCCTGACGATTTCTCTGACGTCTTCGGTGGGCCACCGCGGACTCTCCTTGCTAGAAAATTCTCTGCTGATTTTTCTACCACcacctcctcttcttcttcctctaaCTTCTATTCCGAAGTTTTTCGGATTCCGTCCCCGGAATTCGTGTTTCCCACCAGAAGGGCCGGCCGTGTCTTGCCTGCCTTCAGGATCCCGGCGTCCAGGGGCGAGGGATTCTACAGCGACGTGTTTGCGTCCGGCGATGGGCGCAAGTCGCGGGAGCGGTCGCAGCCCAAATCCAAGTCCAATTCCTCGTCCGTGTTGAGTTCGGAGGAGCTGAGTCCGCTCCGCCCGCCGGACGGTGAAGACGTGGCGTTGTCTTCTTTTACTTCCAAGCTCAG GCCAATCAATGTTCCGTGCAGATGGAACTCAACAACAATGATGCCGGATGATCACCCTAACAGACAAGGCATGCCGATGCCGGCTTTTCAATGCAGTCGCCCCTCGTACAATGATGATCATCACCTCAAGGAAGATGATGCCAATTACAACAATTTCATCAGGAGCTCCCATTACGGATTCTCACGACGTGTTTCATCCCCAGAAACCATTAGTGTCGAGCCCACTTCGTTCCGAAGCATTAAAGTGTCTGTGGATGATCTAGAGCTCAATTCCCCTTCCTCCCCTGCATCCTCACTGTGTCAAGAGCCGGAGCCAAAAACTAGTTTTATGCAGAGTGGTAATGCAATGCAAGAACAAGAAGTGGAACAAGAAGAGGATGAAGTTATGAGTTCTTACGTTATTGAGATCAATTCTGACTACAGAGAGGGAACCGGGGAAGCTGTTTCCATTGATGAAGCAATTGCATGGGCCAAGGAGAAGTTTCAGTCTCAGAGTTCCTTTACACTTGCGCAGCAGGAAAAACATGAGCTGGCTGCTGACAACGAAG GACATGAAACCTTGGATTCTCCAATG GAAGAGAAAACGAATCCGACAACTGAAGAAGGAAAAGAGCAATCACAAGACGAT ATAGAAACGGAGCTATTAGATGAAGAAATAAGATTGTGGTCAGCTGGTAAAGAAACCAACATTCGCTTGCTGCTTTCAGCACTACATCAT GTTCTGTGGCCTAATAGTGGGTGGTGTTCAGTCCCGCTGACAAGCCTCATAGAAAGCTCACATGTGAAAAAGGCATACCAAAAAGCGCGACTGTGTCTTCACCCGGACAAATTACAACAAAGAGGAGCAACAGCCCAACAAAAATATGTTGCAGAGAAGGTCTTTTCCGTCCTCCAG GATGCATGGTCCGCATTCATCTCGGAAGATGTTTTCTTCTAG
- the LOC102622722 gene encoding F-box protein SKIP19-like: MSTGTAEQESCDWTQLPADVTSTILSKIGAIDVLTSAQRVCSSWLRICHDPAMWRNIDMHNLGDLWDMDHDLEKMCRHAVDRSNGQLLSINIEYFGTDELLQYIANRSRNLRNLRLVSCYNISDQGFCEAIKGFPLLEELELSYCSLSQEALEAVGSLCPLLRSFKLNNRGHRCPKIECDDDAKAIAENMHGLRHLQLFGNELTNVGLQAILDACPHLESLDLRQCFNVNLVGKLGKICAERIRDLRHPNDSTHDYEFGADFQDFCWSSVEDYPSGISDIELVSDEDDYYEFSDYDFGYDFDYDYLFND; this comes from the exons ATGAGCACAGGCACGGCGGAGCAAGAATCATGCGACTGGACGCAGTTGCCGGCGGACGTGACGTCCACGATTCTATCAAAAATCGGCGCCATCGATGTGCTGACGAGCGCGCAACGTGTGTGCTCTTCTTGGCTGAGGATCTGCCACGATCCCGCCATGTGGCGGAACATTGACATGCACAACTTAGGAGATTTGTGGGACATGGACCATGACTTGGAGAAGATGTGCCGCCACGCTGTTGACCGTAGCAACGGCCAATTGCTCTCCATCAATATCGAGTACTTCGGTACCGATGAGCTTCTCCAATACATCGCTAATAG GTCAAGGAATCTCAGGAATCTCAGACTTGTGTCATGTTATAACATTTCAGACCAAGGATTTTGTGAAGCTATTAAAGGGTTTCCACTGCTCGAGGAGCTTGAACTTTCATACTGCTCATTATCACAAGAAGCATTGGAAGCTGTTGGGAGCCTTTGCCCACTTCTGAGATCATTTAAATTGAACAACCGGGGTCACAGGTGCCCAAAAATAGAGTGTGATGATGATGCGAAAGCTATAGCAGAAAACATGCATGGATTGCGCCATCTCCAGTTATTTGGAAACGAGCTGACAAATGTGGGGTTGCAGGCTATTCTTGATGCCTGTCCTCACCTTGAATCACTTGACCTGCGCCAGTGTTTCAATGTCAATCTGGTTGGGAAATTGGGGAAGATATGTGCTGAGAGAATCAGAGATTTACGACATCCCAATGACTCTACCCATGACTATGAATTCGGTGCAgattttcaagatttttgtTGGTCATCTGTAGAAGATTACCCATCTGGTATTTCCGATATTGAGCTTGTGTCTGATGAAGATGATTACTATGAGTTCTCTGATTATGACTTTGGCTATGACTTTGACTATGACTATTTGTTTAATGATTAG